A genomic window from Micromonospora violae includes:
- a CDS encoding HesA/MoeB/ThiF family protein: protein MRIRMRQRAQVLVDGDDLLVLMRGRALKTADSVETRWLLTRVCEGVDPVQIAGPATGDRPAITAEVVQSTVADLEAIGALERLDVDHQQTPDDIGRNARTLEFLSTLEGAAGSRFDMHARVARSSVLLIGTGGLGSWIAYGLAAAGIGRLGLCDPDTVDLSNLNRSILFDRDSVGTLKVEAARDRLSRFSPDLRVEVFAERVEGPEDVARIGEGFDLIIGAADRPHRRIRRWVAGGSLRCGVPSLQAGGGRIGPLYIPGETSCAGCLQASLVLPGSRMDVLAEQPPEFPTRSPGSLAPFPAAESGMVVLEAYRYLSKMAPPATVNGYLSEGPNLFDGKRVELNPHPACSVCGTQ, encoded by the coding sequence GTGCGGATCAGGATGCGGCAACGAGCACAAGTTCTTGTGGATGGTGACGACCTGCTCGTCTTGATGCGTGGGCGGGCCTTGAAGACCGCCGATTCGGTCGAGACGCGATGGCTGTTGACCCGGGTCTGCGAAGGGGTCGACCCGGTGCAGATCGCCGGGCCCGCGACCGGCGACCGCCCGGCGATCACCGCCGAGGTCGTCCAGTCGACGGTCGCCGACCTCGAGGCGATCGGGGCCCTCGAGCGACTCGACGTCGATCACCAGCAAACGCCGGACGACATCGGGCGCAACGCTCGTACCCTGGAGTTTCTCTCCACACTCGAGGGCGCTGCCGGCTCTCGATTCGACATGCACGCGCGTGTCGCGAGGTCCTCGGTGCTGCTGATCGGCACCGGGGGTCTGGGTAGCTGGATCGCGTACGGCCTTGCCGCCGCGGGCATCGGGCGCCTCGGCCTGTGCGATCCCGACACCGTGGACCTGTCCAACCTCAACCGGTCGATCCTCTTCGACCGCGACTCGGTCGGCACCCTCAAGGTGGAGGCGGCACGGGACCGGCTCTCGCGGTTCTCACCGGATCTGCGGGTCGAAGTGTTCGCCGAAAGAGTCGAGGGACCTGAGGACGTCGCTCGGATCGGCGAGGGCTTCGATCTCATCATCGGTGCCGCGGACCGGCCACACCGCAGGATCCGGCGTTGGGTCGCCGGTGGGAGTCTGCGCTGCGGTGTCCCCTCGCTGCAGGCTGGCGGCGGCCGCATCGGTCCCTTGTATATTCCCGGCGAAACCAGTTGTGCGGGGTGCCTGCAGGCGTCACTCGTGCTTCCCGGCAGCAGGATGGACGTGCTGGCGGAACAGCCGCCCGAGTTTCCCACCCGCTCGCCCGGTTCGCTGGCGCCTTTCCCTGCCGCCGAGTCCGGCATGGTGGTGCTGGAAGCGTACCGATATCTGTCGAAAATGGCGCCGCCTGCGACAGTGAACGGCTACCTGTCCGAGGGACCCAACCTGTTCGACGGAAAACGGGTCGAGCTAAATCCGCATCCCGCATGCTCCGTGTGCGGCACCCAATAG
- a CDS encoding tyrosine-type recombinase/integrase yields MRRLPTAADLLDAGLTPHDLRHTAASLAVAAGANVKAMQRMLGHASASKMLDVCVDDLGFCTEPLDGIEPSTYAPRPSRLWTCHQLPELGVDLQTWRNKVITTCRRWPAMCSGLRVTGAVSASASPLRPCRASAPTALRAVAGAEADPSRGRLK; encoded by the coding sequence TTGCGACGGCTACCTACTGCGGCGGATCTCCTCGACGCAGGGCTGACTCCGCACGACCTGCGGCACACAGCGGCGAGTCTGGCGGTGGCGGCGGGCGCCAACGTCAAGGCGATGCAGCGGATGCTGGGGCACGCTTCGGCGTCGAAGATGCTCGACGTGTGCGTCGATGACCTGGGCTTCTGTACCGAGCCGCTTGACGGAATCGAACCGTCGACCTACGCACCTCGACCATCGCGCCTATGGACTTGTCATCAGTTACCAGAACTTGGAGTTGACCTGCAGACATGGCGCAACAAGGTGATCACGACCTGCCGGCGCTGGCCCGCCATGTGCAGCGGTCTTCGGGTAACGGGGGCTGTTTCGGCCAGCGCATCGCCGCTTCGGCCTTGCAGGGCTTCGGCCCCTACCGCACTTCGGGCTGTCGCGGGCGCTGAAGCCGACCCGTCGAGGGGCCGGCTTAAGTAG
- a CDS encoding patatin-like phospholipase family protein: MTDDPRPVWVLGGGGVAGIAWEVGILTGLADEGVTVTPQAILIGTSAGAVVGAQVTSGTPLADLFEHQRGGVAHETSPALGLLDLLRLARAQLFARSPEQAARRLGRLARAARIDDPSRQRRIAEARLPNHAWPDDADLRIVVVDTETGVSRTITRHDGVPLVDAVAASCAMPLSATPVSIGDRRYMDGGMRSTLNLDLAPGNGPVIALAPSTAAIGPWARIDRQRAALGAGRRVELLLRDQASKRAQGTSVMDRSVVPALVAAAREQGRREASRVAAALSTASHP, translated from the coding sequence ATGACGGACGACCCGCGCCCCGTCTGGGTGCTCGGTGGCGGTGGAGTGGCCGGCATCGCCTGGGAGGTCGGCATCCTCACCGGGCTCGCCGACGAGGGGGTGACCGTGACGCCGCAGGCCATCCTCATCGGCACCAGCGCCGGCGCCGTCGTGGGCGCCCAGGTCACCAGCGGCACTCCACTCGCGGACCTCTTCGAACACCAGCGCGGCGGCGTCGCCCACGAGACCTCACCCGCACTCGGCCTCCTCGACCTGCTCCGGCTCGCGCGGGCACAACTGTTCGCGCGCAGCCCCGAGCAGGCCGCTCGCCGCCTCGGCCGACTCGCCCGCGCCGCCCGCATCGACGACCCGTCCCGGCAGCGCCGCATTGCCGAAGCCCGCCTACCCAACCACGCCTGGCCGGACGACGCGGACCTGCGCATCGTGGTCGTCGACACCGAAACCGGCGTCAGCCGCACCATCACCCGGCACGACGGCGTCCCACTGGTGGACGCCGTCGCCGCGAGCTGCGCCATGCCGCTCTCTGCCACCCCGGTCAGCATCGGCGACCGCCGCTACATGGACGGCGGCATGCGGTCCACCCTCAACCTCGACCTCGCCCCCGGGAACGGCCCGGTCATCGCCCTCGCGCCCAGCACCGCCGCGATCGGACCGTGGGCGCGCATCGACAGACAGCGAGCCGCGCTGGGTGCCGGCCGCCGGGTGGAGCTGCTGCTGCGGGACCAGGCGTCCAAACGCGCCCAGGGAACCAGCGTGATGGACAGATCCGTCGTACCGGCGCTCGTGGCCGCAGCCCGCGAGCAGGGCCGACGCGAGGCGTCCCGGGTGGCCGCCGCACTGTCCACGGCCAGCCATCCATGA
- a CDS encoding class I SAM-dependent DNA methyltransferase, with translation MTVGDWLAETRTSYDTVAVSYAHLVRDLLAESPYERAALASFAELVAAAGGGPVADVGCGTGRITAHLRTLGVDAFGIDLSPGMIDVARRDHPGLRFEVGSMTDLDLADGSVAGVVAWYSLIHVPDDQIDAVFAHFRRVVRPGGPLLLGFHVGDETTLKTEGYGGHPMNVHVHRRQPAQVAAWLRRHGFTVDSQTTVTSAESRLGGIIVGRRQP, from the coding sequence GTGACAGTGGGCGACTGGCTGGCAGAAACTCGCACCTCCTACGACACCGTCGCGGTCAGCTACGCCCACCTGGTACGCGACCTGCTGGCCGAGTCGCCGTACGAACGGGCCGCGCTGGCGTCGTTCGCGGAGTTGGTGGCGGCCGCCGGCGGCGGGCCGGTCGCGGATGTGGGCTGCGGGACGGGGCGCATCACCGCCCACCTGCGCACCCTCGGCGTCGACGCCTTCGGGATCGACCTCTCGCCCGGGATGATCGACGTGGCCCGCCGTGACCACCCAGGGCTGAGGTTCGAGGTCGGCTCGATGACCGACCTCGATCTGGCCGACGGTTCGGTGGCCGGTGTGGTCGCCTGGTACTCCCTCATCCATGTCCCCGACGACCAGATCGACGCGGTGTTCGCGCACTTCCGGCGGGTGGTGCGCCCAGGCGGCCCCCTGCTGCTCGGCTTCCACGTGGGCGACGAGACGACCCTCAAGACCGAGGGGTACGGCGGCCACCCGATGAACGTCCACGTCCACCGTCGGCAGCCAGCCCAGGTGGCGGCCTGGCTACGCCGGCACGGGTTCACCGTCGACTCGCAGACCACCGTCACCTCGGCGGAGAGCCGCCTCGGCGGCATCATCGTGGGACGACGACAGCCCTGA
- a CDS encoding pyridoxamine 5'-phosphate oxidase family protein, protein MTVEITSHEELRELLGVPNARAANKERTRLHERDREWLGASPFCLLATAGADGSCDVSPKGDPAGFALVLDDTTIALPERPGNKRADGYRNILDNPHVGLLFMIPGRTDTLRINGRARLVSDAPWFDDMVVKGHRPVLAVVVEIEQIFYHCAKAFLRSALWRPETWQPDLLPSRARLVKEVEAPNENLEDLERHYGPEYAAKIYV, encoded by the coding sequence GTGACGGTGGAGATCACCTCGCACGAGGAGTTGCGCGAGCTGCTTGGGGTGCCGAACGCGCGGGCCGCCAACAAGGAGCGCACCCGCCTGCACGAGCGGGACCGCGAGTGGCTCGGCGCCTCGCCGTTCTGCCTGCTCGCCACGGCCGGGGCCGACGGTAGCTGCGACGTGTCCCCCAAGGGCGACCCGGCCGGGTTCGCCCTGGTGCTGGACGACACGACCATCGCGCTGCCCGAGCGGCCCGGCAACAAGCGGGCCGACGGCTACCGCAACATCCTCGACAACCCCCACGTCGGGCTGCTTTTCATGATCCCCGGGCGCACCGACACGCTGCGGATCAACGGGCGGGCCCGCCTGGTCAGCGACGCACCCTGGTTCGACGACATGGTGGTCAAGGGGCACCGGCCGGTGCTCGCCGTGGTGGTGGAGATCGAGCAGATCTTCTACCACTGCGCGAAGGCGTTCCTGCGGTCCGCGTTGTGGCGGCCGGAGACCTGGCAGCCCGACCTGTTGCCGTCCCGCGCGCGCCTGGTCAAGGAGGTCGAGGCACCGAACGAGAACCTCGAAGACCTGGAACGGCACTACGGCCCCGAGTACGCCGCGAAGATCTACGTCTGA
- a CDS encoding DUF2231 domain-containing protein, which translates to MESRLKVLGHPVHPMLVMFPVALLATAVLFDVIDTVGGPDFLGEVAYWNITVGLIGGLLAAAAGSFDLLAIPTGTRAKRVGLLHAGANVAVVLLFAAVWVVRLNADSRAAGGALVAIEVVAVAILGISAWLGGELVDRLGVGVDPDADLDAPSSLRPTASTVPAGRTGPRSSDLSTGTPMPGDPAADRELHRPDTAGEIDRP; encoded by the coding sequence ATGGAGAGCCGACTCAAGGTGCTGGGGCACCCAGTCCATCCGATGCTGGTCATGTTCCCGGTCGCGCTGCTGGCCACGGCGGTGCTGTTCGATGTGATCGACACCGTGGGTGGTCCCGACTTCCTCGGCGAGGTCGCGTACTGGAACATCACCGTCGGCCTGATCGGCGGCCTGCTCGCCGCGGCGGCCGGCTCGTTCGACCTGCTGGCGATCCCGACCGGCACCCGCGCCAAACGGGTGGGTCTGCTGCACGCGGGCGCCAACGTCGCGGTGGTCCTGCTCTTCGCCGCCGTGTGGGTGGTGCGGCTCAACGCGGATTCCCGCGCCGCCGGCGGGGCACTGGTCGCCATCGAGGTGGTCGCGGTGGCGATCCTCGGCATCAGCGCCTGGCTCGGTGGCGAACTGGTCGACCGGCTCGGGGTGGGCGTCGACCCGGACGCCGACCTGGACGCGCCCAGCTCACTACGGCCGACGGCGAGCACCGTTCCCGCGGGCCGCACCGGGCCGCGCTCCAGCGACCTCTCCACGGGTACGCCGATGCCCGGCGATCCCGCTGCGGACCGGGAGCTGCACCGCCCGGACACCGCCGGCGAGATCGACCGGCCGTAG
- a CDS encoding glycosyltransferase family 9 protein: MVTPSVLGPTAERLPDVRRIAVLRANALGDFIFTLPALDALRGAYPSAEIVLLGAPWHAKLWRDRPGPVDRVLVVPPAPGIRTPDPGEPESSMDDFVAAAAGMEFDLAVQIHGGGANSNPLISRLGARVTVGLRADDAPPLDRWLRYVYYQHEVIRYLEVVALVGASATSIMPTLAVTDADRAEAARVLGPAERRRVALHPGASDTRRRWPAERFAEVARALHDDGYEVLVTGTPAEQEVVDRVVAAAQVPVRPQVGTLSLGGLVGCYADCALVVSNDTGPLHLAAAVGTPTVGIFWVGNLINTASPLRGRHRPICSWVVHCPVCGVDCTPGIYPHRPGDGECPHRDSFVTDVPVIEVLEAARELLAP, translated from the coding sequence GTGGTCACCCCGTCCGTGCTCGGCCCGACCGCCGAGCGCCTTCCCGACGTGCGGCGGATCGCCGTACTGCGCGCCAACGCGCTGGGCGACTTCATCTTCACCCTGCCGGCGCTGGACGCGCTGCGCGGCGCGTACCCCTCGGCGGAGATCGTGTTGCTCGGCGCGCCGTGGCACGCGAAGCTCTGGCGCGACCGGCCGGGCCCGGTGGACCGGGTGCTGGTGGTGCCGCCGGCACCCGGCATCCGTACGCCCGACCCGGGAGAGCCGGAGTCGTCGATGGACGACTTCGTGGCCGCTGCCGCCGGTATGGAGTTCGATCTGGCGGTGCAGATCCACGGTGGCGGGGCCAACTCCAACCCGCTGATCAGCCGGCTCGGTGCCCGGGTGACGGTCGGTCTGCGCGCCGACGACGCGCCGCCGTTGGACCGGTGGCTCCGCTACGTCTACTACCAGCATGAGGTGATCCGCTACCTGGAGGTGGTGGCGCTGGTGGGGGCGTCGGCCACCAGCATCATGCCGACGCTGGCGGTGACCGACGCCGACCGGGCCGAGGCCGCCCGGGTGCTCGGCCCGGCCGAGCGACGCCGGGTGGCGCTGCATCCGGGGGCCTCCGACACGCGCCGCCGCTGGCCCGCCGAACGCTTCGCCGAGGTGGCCCGAGCGCTGCACGACGACGGGTACGAGGTGCTGGTCACCGGTACGCCCGCCGAGCAGGAGGTGGTGGACCGGGTTGTCGCCGCGGCGCAGGTGCCGGTACGCCCGCAGGTGGGCACGCTCAGCCTGGGCGGGCTCGTGGGCTGTTACGCCGACTGCGCGCTGGTCGTCTCGAACGACACCGGCCCGCTGCACCTGGCCGCCGCGGTGGGCACGCCCACCGTGGGCATCTTCTGGGTCGGCAACCTGATCAACACGGCGAGCCCGTTGCGCGGCCGGCACCGACCGATCTGCTCCTGGGTGGTGCACTGCCCGGTCTGCGGGGTGGACTGCACACCCGGCATCTACCCGCACCGGCCGGGCGACGGCGAGTGCCCGCACCGGGATTCCTTCGTCACCGACGTACCGGTGATCGAGGTGCTGGAGGCCGCCCGGGAGCTGCTCGCCCCGTAG
- a CDS encoding glycosyltransferase family 2 protein, whose amino-acid sequence MNRPLDLGTPAEFRADRLVDVLIPTRNRPAELAVTLGGLAAQDGVPGFGVVVSDQSDGDPAYTHPAAATMVRALRHRGHPVLLTRRLPRRGLAEHRAYLLAASAARYVLTLDDDIWLEPGALHRLVTAIGELGCGFVGNGVHGLSYADDVRPESHGHYEEWAGPPTPERIRPDTPEWNRARIHSAANLLHITEQVALAPGEWRAYKVSWIGGCVLYDRAKLVDAGGFDFWRRVQEKHQGEDVAAQLAVLSRYGGAGILPSGAYHLESPTTVTDRDVEAWEVVLADEDTPQPA is encoded by the coding sequence GTGAACCGCCCTCTCGACCTCGGCACCCCGGCGGAGTTCCGCGCCGACCGGCTGGTCGACGTGCTGATTCCGACCCGGAACCGGCCCGCCGAGCTGGCGGTCACCCTGGGCGGGCTCGCCGCCCAGGACGGAGTGCCCGGCTTCGGGGTGGTCGTCAGTGACCAGTCCGATGGGGATCCGGCGTACACGCATCCCGCCGCTGCCACCATGGTCCGGGCGCTCCGCCACCGGGGTCACCCGGTGCTGCTGACCCGTCGGCTGCCCCGCCGGGGGTTGGCCGAACATCGGGCGTACCTGCTCGCCGCCTCGGCCGCCCGGTACGTCCTCACTCTCGACGACGACATCTGGCTGGAACCGGGGGCGCTGCACCGACTGGTCACCGCGATCGGTGAGCTGGGCTGTGGGTTCGTCGGCAACGGCGTACACGGGCTGTCGTACGCCGACGACGTACGCCCGGAATCGCACGGCCACTACGAGGAGTGGGCCGGCCCGCCCACCCCGGAGCGGATCCGACCCGACACTCCCGAGTGGAACCGGGCCCGGATCCACTCGGCCGCGAACCTGCTGCACATCACCGAGCAGGTGGCGTTGGCGCCGGGCGAGTGGCGGGCGTACAAGGTCTCCTGGATCGGCGGGTGCGTGCTCTACGACCGGGCCAAGCTCGTCGACGCCGGTGGTTTCGACTTCTGGCGTCGGGTGCAGGAGAAGCACCAGGGCGAGGACGTGGCCGCTCAGCTCGCCGTGCTGTCCCGCTACGGCGGCGCGGGCATCCTGCCCAGCGGCGCGTACCACCTGGAGTCCCCCACCACGGTCACCGACCGGGACGTGGAGGCGTGGGAGGTCGTCCTCGCCGACGAGGACACCCCGCAGCCGGCGTGA
- the rfaE2 gene encoding D-glycero-beta-D-manno-heptose 1-phosphate adenylyltransferase, with product MAGAAAEQRRLATVVESWLGRPVLIVGDAMLDEWRFADSDRLCREAPAPVLTLRRRISAAGGAANTAVNVAALGGRAVLVAPVGADVAGDELHDCLDRAGVWDRTVNQPGRPTPVKRRMLAGNQILLREDSGDPEDALDHDGVVRLLTALSCATEELRAAAGGEAPTLVVCDYGLGALPAPVRAWLVENRQRYATVALDAHDLADWRGLAPTVVTPSFAEATRLLARAGGTTRPTGGTELHLEHPDGDVADGPSEMTVGAAPGAVRADDVTSGPVGEPTPGEGRVALTGDGLSVTGTGVTVNTRAGEGVDRAVLAESRLAELRAHTGADVVAVTLDTEGAVVGGADGEPRRSHSTPVPASHAVGAGDAYLAAMTLALAADAPLPTAAQLAQLAATITVSDTGTCVCRRDDLLAALGQPADTTSHPAMVDGDELDAIVAEYREAGRSVVFTNGCFDVLHRGHVRYLEQARALGDLLIVAVNSDGSVRRLKGPDRPVNPVEDRGALLAALACVDHVVVFEEDSPAALIEAVRPDVYVKGGDYPPELVPEAPLVRRLGGQVRTLGYVPDRSTSAIIERIRSHSQDPSGHPTEPSAYADDRQPEPAPRTRTQAS from the coding sequence ATGGCAGGAGCAGCAGCGGAACAGCGCCGGCTCGCCACCGTCGTGGAGAGCTGGCTCGGACGCCCAGTCCTGATCGTCGGTGACGCCATGTTGGACGAATGGCGGTTCGCCGACTCCGACCGGCTCTGCCGGGAGGCGCCCGCCCCGGTCCTCACCCTGCGTCGGCGCATCTCAGCCGCCGGTGGGGCCGCGAACACCGCCGTGAACGTCGCCGCCCTCGGTGGACGGGCGGTGCTGGTGGCGCCGGTCGGCGCCGACGTCGCCGGGGACGAACTGCACGACTGCCTGGACCGCGCGGGCGTCTGGGACCGCACGGTCAACCAGCCCGGTCGGCCCACCCCGGTGAAGCGGCGGATGTTGGCCGGCAACCAGATCCTGCTGCGGGAGGACTCCGGCGACCCGGAGGACGCCCTGGACCACGACGGGGTGGTCCGGCTGCTCACCGCACTGAGCTGCGCGACCGAGGAGCTGCGCGCCGCCGCCGGCGGGGAGGCACCGACTCTGGTGGTCTGCGACTACGGCCTGGGCGCGCTGCCCGCGCCGGTCCGCGCGTGGTTGGTCGAGAACCGCCAGCGGTACGCCACTGTCGCGTTGGACGCCCACGACCTGGCCGACTGGCGGGGCCTCGCGCCGACCGTGGTCACCCCCAGCTTCGCCGAGGCGACCCGACTGTTGGCCCGCGCGGGCGGTACGACCCGACCGACCGGTGGGACCGAACTGCACCTGGAACACCCGGACGGCGACGTGGCCGACGGGCCCTCCGAGATGACAGTGGGCGCGGCCCCGGGCGCGGTACGCGCCGACGACGTCACCTCGGGGCCGGTCGGTGAGCCCACCCCGGGCGAGGGCCGGGTGGCGCTCACCGGCGACGGGCTCAGCGTCACCGGCACCGGCGTCACCGTGAACACCCGGGCCGGAGAGGGCGTCGACCGGGCCGTCCTGGCCGAGTCGCGCCTGGCCGAACTGCGTGCGCACACCGGTGCCGACGTGGTCGCGGTGACCCTGGACACCGAGGGCGCGGTGGTCGGTGGGGCCGACGGGGAGCCACGACGCAGCCACAGCACCCCGGTGCCGGCGAGCCACGCCGTGGGTGCCGGCGACGCGTACCTGGCGGCGATGACGTTGGCCCTGGCCGCGGACGCGCCCCTGCCCACCGCCGCCCAGCTCGCCCAACTGGCGGCCACCATCACCGTCTCGGACACCGGCACCTGCGTGTGTCGACGGGACGACCTGCTCGCCGCGCTGGGCCAGCCGGCCGACACCACCAGCCACCCGGCGATGGTCGACGGCGACGAGTTGGACGCGATCGTCGCCGAGTACCGCGAGGCGGGACGGTCGGTGGTCTTCACCAACGGATGCTTCGACGTGCTGCATCGCGGGCACGTGCGGTACCTGGAGCAGGCCCGCGCGTTGGGTGACCTGCTCATCGTCGCGGTCAACTCGGACGGCAGCGTACGACGGTTGAAGGGCCCGGACCGGCCGGTCAACCCGGTCGAGGACCGGGGTGCCCTGCTCGCCGCGCTCGCCTGCGTGGACCACGTGGTGGTCTTCGAGGAGGACTCACCTGCCGCGCTGATCGAGGCGGTCCGACCGGACGTGTACGTCAAGGGCGGCGACTACCCGCCGGAGCTGGTGCCGGAGGCGCCGCTGGTGCGCCGGCTGGGTGGTCAGGTGCGCACCCTGGGGTACGTGCCGGACCGGTCCACCTCGGCGATCATCGAGCGGATCCGGTCGCACAGCCAGGACCCGTCCGGGCACCCCACGGAACCTTCGGCGTACGCCGATGATCGGCAACCCGAGCCGGCGCCGCGCACCCGCACCCAGGCGTCGTGA
- a CDS encoding type 1 glutamine amidotransferase domain-containing protein produces MAATLQGKRIAFLAADGVEEVEYVQPREAVENAGATAELVSLKPGSIQAFNHLDHSRTYDVDVTVDKADAAGYDALVLPGGVANPDFLRGDPDAVRFVKAFFDAGKPVGVICHGPWTLIEADVVRGRRITSWPTLRTDLTNAGATWVDEECVTDGNLTSSRKPDDLPTFCATILKTFTTP; encoded by the coding sequence ATGGCAGCGACATTGCAGGGCAAGCGGATCGCCTTCCTGGCCGCCGACGGCGTCGAGGAGGTCGAGTACGTCCAACCGCGTGAGGCGGTCGAGAACGCCGGCGCGACGGCCGAGCTGGTCTCGCTGAAGCCCGGTTCCATCCAGGCTTTCAACCACCTGGACCACTCCAGGACGTACGACGTGGACGTGACAGTCGACAAGGCGGACGCCGCCGGCTACGACGCGTTGGTGCTGCCCGGAGGGGTGGCGAACCCGGACTTCCTGCGGGGCGACCCGGACGCGGTGCGGTTCGTGAAGGCGTTCTTCGACGCCGGCAAACCGGTCGGGGTGATCTGTCACGGCCCGTGGACGCTCATCGAGGCCGACGTGGTGCGCGGCCGGCGCATCACCTCCTGGCCCACGCTGCGTACCGACCTGACCAACGCCGGGGCCACCTGGGTGGACGAGGAGTGCGTGACGGACGGCAACCTGACCAGCAGCCGCAAACCCGATGACCTCCCCACCTTCTGCGCAACAATCCTCAAAACCTTCACCACCCCTTAA
- a CDS encoding MDR family MFS transporter, with translation MTTEASDAPVLNRQQIRLLMLGLMTGMLLAALDQTIVGTALPTIVGELGGINHYSWVVTAYLLASTASTPLYGKMADLYGRRPVFLFSIGTFLVGSLLAGLSQNMTQLIVTRGIQGLGAGGLLTLAFTIISDVVSPRERGRYQGLFGAVFGISSVAGPLVGGYFAETDWRWIFYINVPLAVLAIVVCYHVMRLIPFERRDHSIDWLGAGLLVAGVSSLLLALSWGGNEYPWGSGVIITLFVVGAVLGVLFVLQEARVAEPILPLRLFRSATFALANSALLIIGLVMFGSIIFIPLYLQIVKGASPTRSGLLMLPMMAGIIITSILTGRAMTRIGRYKWFPVAGSVTLLIGMFLFTQLEVATSLWVAFGFMVVIGIGLGLCMQSLILAVQNAVSVRDLGAGTSSATFFRSLGGSFGVAILGTVLSSRLTGGLADRLPGAIAQLPPQEQAAVAASGGANISINDPATIMALPGPVRAAIQGAFVDALDMVFLTAGVIAIVAVVVTLTLPNTQLRGAGPKGATGGADPLGGEAPAPGGKPLTRESKEEAAADMEAKSQTMI, from the coding sequence ATGACCACCGAAGCCTCCGACGCGCCAGTGCTGAATCGTCAGCAGATCCGGCTGCTCATGCTCGGCCTGATGACCGGCATGCTGCTGGCCGCGCTCGACCAGACGATCGTCGGTACGGCGCTGCCGACCATCGTGGGCGAGCTGGGCGGAATCAACCACTACTCCTGGGTGGTGACCGCGTACCTGCTCGCCTCGACCGCGTCAACGCCGCTCTACGGCAAAATGGCCGACCTGTACGGACGCCGGCCGGTCTTCCTCTTCTCGATCGGCACGTTCCTGGTCGGGTCGTTGCTGGCCGGGCTGTCGCAGAACATGACCCAGTTGATCGTCACCCGGGGTATCCAGGGTCTCGGCGCCGGTGGTCTGCTGACGCTCGCGTTCACCATCATCTCGGACGTGGTGTCACCCCGGGAGCGTGGTCGCTACCAGGGTCTGTTCGGCGCGGTCTTCGGGATCTCGTCGGTGGCCGGGCCGCTGGTCGGTGGTTACTTCGCGGAGACCGACTGGCGGTGGATCTTCTATATCAACGTGCCGCTGGCGGTCCTGGCCATCGTGGTCTGTTACCACGTGATGCGGCTGATCCCGTTCGAGCGGCGGGACCACTCGATCGACTGGCTCGGCGCGGGCCTGCTGGTCGCCGGGGTGAGTTCCCTGCTGCTCGCGCTGAGCTGGGGTGGCAACGAGTACCCCTGGGGCTCCGGCGTGATCATCACGCTCTTCGTGGTCGGTGCGGTGCTGGGGGTGCTCTTCGTCCTCCAGGAGGCCCGGGTGGCCGAGCCGATCCTGCCGCTGCGGCTGTTCCGGAGCGCCACCTTCGCGCTGGCCAACTCGGCCCTGCTCATCATCGGTCTGGTGATGTTCGGTTCGATCATCTTCATCCCGCTGTACCTGCAGATCGTGAAGGGCGCCTCGCCGACCCGCAGCGGTCTCCTGATGCTGCCGATGATGGCCGGCATCATCATCACGTCGATCCTGACCGGCCGCGCAATGACCCGGATCGGCCGTTACAAGTGGTTCCCGGTCGCCGGCTCGGTGACCCTCCTGATCGGTATGTTCCTCTTCACCCAGTTGGAGGTGGCCACCTCGCTCTGGGTCGCCTTCGGCTTCATGGTGGTGATCGGCATCGGGCTGGGCCTGTGTATGCAGTCGCTGATCCTGGCGGTGCAGAACGCGGTCTCCGTACGCGACCTGGGCGCCGGCACGTCCTCGGCGACCTTCTTCCGGTCGCTGGGTGGTTCGTTCGGGGTGGCGATCCTGGGCACGGTGCTCTCGTCCCGGCTGACCGGTGGGCTCGCCGACCGGTTGCCCGGCGCGATCGCGCAGCTTCCGCCGCAGGAGCAGGCGGCCGTGGCGGCGAGTGGCGGCGCCAACATCTCGATCAACGACCCGGCCACCATCATGGCCCTGCCGGGGCCGGTACGCGCGGCCATCCAGGGCGCCTTCGTCGACGCGCTGGACATGGTCTTCCTGACCGCCGGTGTGATCGCGATCGTGGCGGTGGTGGTCACCCTGACGCTGCCGAACACGCAGCTGCGCGGTGCCGGCCCGAAGGGTGCCACCGGTGGTGCCGATCCGCTCGGCGGCGAGGCCCCGGCCCCGGGTGGCAAGCCGTTGACCCGCGAGTCCAAGGAGGAGGCGGCCGCCGACATGGAGGCCAAGTCCCAGACGATGATCTGA